One Spinacia oleracea cultivar Varoflay chromosome 4, BTI_SOV_V1, whole genome shotgun sequence DNA segment encodes these proteins:
- the LOC110778342 gene encoding uncharacterized protein, with protein MVLDHIDPKIKKPKDVDDDLWERLDAIVLQWLYGTISKDLLLKVLDENATAQDIWNRLRKIFQDTRGTWVVILENQFGHIRMNNYSSLDEYCDALKTVADQLAALEHPVSEERLVLQLVGKVDPEYRTIATIIRQTNPLPSFEEACSTLDLDRLDRLNDKDEDDSSTAMLVAGSHNNTATTSHQPTNNTGGGGGRGGGGKTGGGGKNKGKKYGSRGGSGSNSGDKGRGSQQ; from the coding sequence ATGGTGTTGGATCACATCGATCCAAAGATCAAGAAACCAAAGGATGTTGATGATGACTTATGGGAACGTCTTGACGCCATTGTTTTGCAGTGGTTGTATGGCACAATATCCAAAGATCTTCTACTCAAAGTGTTAGATGAGAATGCTACGGCTCAGGACATTTGGAATCGGCTACGCAAAATTTTCCAGGACACTCGAGGTACGTGGGTGGTTATACTGGAAAACCAGTTTGGACATATTCGTATGAACAACTATTCTTCCCTTGATGAATATTGCGATGCGCTGAAAACTGTAGCTGATCAACTAGCGGCTCTCGAACATCCTGTTTCGGAGGAGCGGCTCGTTCTGCAACTGGTGGGTAAAGTGGACCCGGAGTACCGTACTATCGCCACAATTATCCGCCAAACTAATCCTCTGCCTTCTTTCGAGGAAGCTTGCTCAACCCTTGACCTAGACAGGCTCGATCGTCTCAACGACAAAGATGAGGACGACTCCTCAACCGCGATGTTGGTCGCGGGTTCTCACAACAATACTGCAACGACGTCCCACCAACCGACAAACAATACCGGTGGTGGTGGGGgtcgtggtggtggtggtaaGACAGGAGGTGGTGGGAAGAATAAAGGCAAGAAGTATGGCTCACGTGGAGGCTCGGGTTCGAACTCGGGTGACAAGGGGCGTGGCTCACAACAATAA